The proteins below are encoded in one region of Scyliorhinus torazame isolate Kashiwa2021f chromosome 16, sScyTor2.1, whole genome shotgun sequence:
- the wbp1la gene encoding WW domain binding protein 1-like a isoform X3: MPFLLSFKQSQEREVCIGVNNQSYFCETGHCCGESQCCNYYYELWWFWLVWTIIIILSCCCVCHHRRAKLRLQQQQRQHEINLIAYQGARNYSLLPLYLRFLPSYLLPPYEEVVNRPVTPPPPYSAFHPQCVTTCNGSSNPEPARSPTTPSNSVPTVCEAVPRQGGASDSDPSLTYSEHSLNKTPTASQTEDLVAGTELEPVRACCLELDEELSCPEKEQLTDYYPSSSSKIESWHHQPSLEIKDEDKTPGRHRRFTGDSGIEVCICNRDDDAKELDGLIDGLGGAMEFCDSCNVCDSCPRSDTREESLAEAGEQQDCKEQHVPELTEEPVCLLLDTINENELLQAQQQHRDSQT, from the exons TCTCAAGAAAGAGAAGTGTGCATCGGAGTGAATAACCAGAGTTACTTCTGTGAAACGGGACACTGTTGTGGAGAGTCACAATGCTGTAACTACTACTATGAACTTTGGT GGTTCTGGCTTGTTTGGACCATCATCATCATCCTGAGCTGCTGCTGTGTCTGTCACCATCGGCGAGCCAAACTCCGTCTACAGCAGCAACAACGACAGCATGAGATCAACCTCATCGCCTATCAGGGGGCCCGTAACTACTCCCTGCTTCCACTCTACCTGA GATTTTTGCCAAGTTATTTACTCCCTCCTTATGAAGAAGTGGTGAACCGACCTGTGACCCCGCCACCTCCCTACAGTGCCTTTCATCCGCAGTGCGTCACGACTTGCAATGGCTCCTCCAATCCCGAGCCGGCCAGGTCTCCGACCACCCCAAGTAACTCTGTGCCAACGGTCTGTGAGGCAGTGCCCCGTCAGGGGGGTGCGTCGGACAGCGACCCTTCACTCACCTACTCGGAGCACAGCTTGAACAAAACCCCGACAGCCAGCCAGACTGAGGATTTGGTTGCTGGCACTGAACTAGAGCCTGTGCGAGCTTGTTGCttggagctggacgaggagctgagctGCCCCGAGAAGGAGCAACTGACTGATTATTATCCCAGCTCTTCCTCCAAGATCGAGAGCTGGCATCATCAGCCCAGCTTGGAAATCAAGGACGAAGATAAGACCCCCGGAAGGCACCGAAGGTTCACTGGAGATTCCGGCATCGAGGTGTGCATTTGCAACAGAGACGATGACGCAAAGGAATTGGATGGTCTGATTGATGGTTTGGGGGGTGCAATGGAATTCTGTGACAGCTGTAATGTGTGTGACTCCTGCCCTCGTTCGGACACGAGGGAGGAAAGCCTCGCTGAAGCAGGTGAGCAACAGGATTGCAAGGAGCAACATGTCCCAGAGCTCACGGAGGAGCCGGTGTGTCTTTTACTGGACACCATCAATGAGAATGAGTTGTTGCAAGCTCAGCAGCAGCACCGCGACTCCCAAACCTAA
- the wbp1la gene encoding WW domain binding protein 1-like a isoform X2, whose product MQWSTGIFYPVCAMILLHVMAKSQEREVCIGVNNQSYFCETGHCCGESQCCNYYYELWWFWLVWTIIIILSCCCVCHHRRAKLRLQQQQRQHEINLIAYQGARNYSLLPLYLRFLPSYLLPPYEEVVNRPVTPPPPYSAFHPQCVTTCNGSSNPEPARSPTTPSNSVPTVCEAVPRQGGASDSDPSLTYSEHSLNKTPTASQTEDLVAGTELEPVRACCLELDEELSCPEKEQLTDYYPSSSSKIESWHHQPSLEIKDEDKTPGRHRRFTGDSGIEVCICNRDDDAKELDGLIDGLGGAMEFCDSCNVCDSCPRSDTREESLAEAGEQQDCKEQHVPELTEEPVCLLLDTINENELLQAQQQHRDSQT is encoded by the exons ATGCAGTGGAGTACAGGAATCTTTTATCCAGTTTGTGCCATGATTCTACTTCATGTCATGGCGAAG TCTCAAGAAAGAGAAGTGTGCATCGGAGTGAATAACCAGAGTTACTTCTGTGAAACGGGACACTGTTGTGGAGAGTCACAATGCTGTAACTACTACTATGAACTTTGGT GGTTCTGGCTTGTTTGGACCATCATCATCATCCTGAGCTGCTGCTGTGTCTGTCACCATCGGCGAGCCAAACTCCGTCTACAGCAGCAACAACGACAGCATGAGATCAACCTCATCGCCTATCAGGGGGCCCGTAACTACTCCCTGCTTCCACTCTACCTGA GATTTTTGCCAAGTTATTTACTCCCTCCTTATGAAGAAGTGGTGAACCGACCTGTGACCCCGCCACCTCCCTACAGTGCCTTTCATCCGCAGTGCGTCACGACTTGCAATGGCTCCTCCAATCCCGAGCCGGCCAGGTCTCCGACCACCCCAAGTAACTCTGTGCCAACGGTCTGTGAGGCAGTGCCCCGTCAGGGGGGTGCGTCGGACAGCGACCCTTCACTCACCTACTCGGAGCACAGCTTGAACAAAACCCCGACAGCCAGCCAGACTGAGGATTTGGTTGCTGGCACTGAACTAGAGCCTGTGCGAGCTTGTTGCttggagctggacgaggagctgagctGCCCCGAGAAGGAGCAACTGACTGATTATTATCCCAGCTCTTCCTCCAAGATCGAGAGCTGGCATCATCAGCCCAGCTTGGAAATCAAGGACGAAGATAAGACCCCCGGAAGGCACCGAAGGTTCACTGGAGATTCCGGCATCGAGGTGTGCATTTGCAACAGAGACGATGACGCAAAGGAATTGGATGGTCTGATTGATGGTTTGGGGGGTGCAATGGAATTCTGTGACAGCTGTAATGTGTGTGACTCCTGCCCTCGTTCGGACACGAGGGAGGAAAGCCTCGCTGAAGCAGGTGAGCAACAGGATTGCAAGGAGCAACATGTCCCAGAGCTCACGGAGGAGCCGGTGTGTCTTTTACTGGACACCATCAATGAGAATGAGTTGTTGCAAGCTCAGCAGCAGCACCGCGACTCCCAAACCTAA
- the wbp1la gene encoding WW domain binding protein 1-like a isoform X1: protein MEPAAAARRGIPLKMVVLLPHIFPVSLAGAEAQSQEREVCIGVNNQSYFCETGHCCGESQCCNYYYELWWFWLVWTIIIILSCCCVCHHRRAKLRLQQQQRQHEINLIAYQGARNYSLLPLYLRFLPSYLLPPYEEVVNRPVTPPPPYSAFHPQCVTTCNGSSNPEPARSPTTPSNSVPTVCEAVPRQGGASDSDPSLTYSEHSLNKTPTASQTEDLVAGTELEPVRACCLELDEELSCPEKEQLTDYYPSSSSKIESWHHQPSLEIKDEDKTPGRHRRFTGDSGIEVCICNRDDDAKELDGLIDGLGGAMEFCDSCNVCDSCPRSDTREESLAEAGEQQDCKEQHVPELTEEPVCLLLDTINENELLQAQQQHRDSQT from the exons TCTCAAGAAAGAGAAGTGTGCATCGGAGTGAATAACCAGAGTTACTTCTGTGAAACGGGACACTGTTGTGGAGAGTCACAATGCTGTAACTACTACTATGAACTTTGGT GGTTCTGGCTTGTTTGGACCATCATCATCATCCTGAGCTGCTGCTGTGTCTGTCACCATCGGCGAGCCAAACTCCGTCTACAGCAGCAACAACGACAGCATGAGATCAACCTCATCGCCTATCAGGGGGCCCGTAACTACTCCCTGCTTCCACTCTACCTGA GATTTTTGCCAAGTTATTTACTCCCTCCTTATGAAGAAGTGGTGAACCGACCTGTGACCCCGCCACCTCCCTACAGTGCCTTTCATCCGCAGTGCGTCACGACTTGCAATGGCTCCTCCAATCCCGAGCCGGCCAGGTCTCCGACCACCCCAAGTAACTCTGTGCCAACGGTCTGTGAGGCAGTGCCCCGTCAGGGGGGTGCGTCGGACAGCGACCCTTCACTCACCTACTCGGAGCACAGCTTGAACAAAACCCCGACAGCCAGCCAGACTGAGGATTTGGTTGCTGGCACTGAACTAGAGCCTGTGCGAGCTTGTTGCttggagctggacgaggagctgagctGCCCCGAGAAGGAGCAACTGACTGATTATTATCCCAGCTCTTCCTCCAAGATCGAGAGCTGGCATCATCAGCCCAGCTTGGAAATCAAGGACGAAGATAAGACCCCCGGAAGGCACCGAAGGTTCACTGGAGATTCCGGCATCGAGGTGTGCATTTGCAACAGAGACGATGACGCAAAGGAATTGGATGGTCTGATTGATGGTTTGGGGGGTGCAATGGAATTCTGTGACAGCTGTAATGTGTGTGACTCCTGCCCTCGTTCGGACACGAGGGAGGAAAGCCTCGCTGAAGCAGGTGAGCAACAGGATTGCAAGGAGCAACATGTCCCAGAGCTCACGGAGGAGCCGGTGTGTCTTTTACTGGACACCATCAATGAGAATGAGTTGTTGCAAGCTCAGCAGCAGCACCGCGACTCCCAAACCTAA